GATATAAAGCAATCTCGTATGAGTGGACCTAGTCACTAGTTCTGGGAGAATTAGATGGCTAATTGGCGGCTCTCCCAGCGCCGAGTATCCACTATTGCCCTCTTAGTCATCCTAGGTTCTCTCGATTCTTACTCCGCGAAGAGGACTCGTTACTTGAGCGTGATCACGCTCGCTCAAAACGCCTCACTAGAAAATGTTCTCTTCAAATGCTATCGGCCGATAACAAGCTGTGTACGGCAGAAGAGCAACCCTCAGTTTCAACATCTTACTTGACGGTTGAGTACGAGAGTGATGGATGAGAAGGGACCGGCTCAGGCCGCCACAAGCCGACCGACGGTCACCTGTAAGGACGTTTCCCACGAGTACGGGGGGCGAAGCGGTACGAGTAGCTTCGGCGTTCTTCCGTGGCGCTCGAGGGGCGATCAGAGAACGGTGGTGGCGCTCCGTGACGTTTCGCTTGAGGTCCAGTCAGGCGACGTCATCAGCCTGGCCGGTCCGAGCGGCAGCGGCAAATCCACGCTGTTGCACGCGATGGCCGGATTGATCGTGCCGACTCAGGGGACGATCGAACTGAATGAAACCTCGCTTACGGACCGCTCGAGACGCGAACGAGCACGGATCCGACGCGACCACGTCGGATTCGTCTTTCAGCGCTTTCATCTCCTTCCCTCCCTGTCCGCTAGGGCGAACGTTGCGGTCCCGCTCGTACAGTTCGGTCTCTCGAAACGCGAGCGCCGGAAACGGGCGTCCGAACTCCTCGAGCGGGTCGGATTAGGCGATCGTGAGACACATCAGCCAGGGAAACTCAGCGGCGGAGAGCAACAGCGCGTCGCGATCGCGCGGGCGCTCGCGACCGATCCGGCTGTCGTGCTCGCCGACGAACCGACCGGTGAGCTGGATACGGAGACGGGCTGTCGCGTGCTCGAGGTGCTGACGGATGTGGCCGGAGGCCGAACGGTGGTACTAGCGTCGCACGACGAACACGCCCTAGCGGTCACCGATCGCGTCGTCGAACTCCGCGACGGACGGGTGGTCGACGATGGGCAGTGACGCCGACGAAATTACGGACCAACCATCGTCGCGGAACGCGCTCGCTCGCTGGATAGCTATTGCCAGGTTCGCCGTCGGGCGACTAGTGTGGCGGGCGTGGCGCGCGACGCCTCGACAGGTTCTTGCAACGATCGGTGTCGTCGCGCTTGCGATCACTCTGCTAATTGTCGTCACCGGAATCTCG
This genomic window from Natronococcus occultus SP4 contains:
- a CDS encoding ABC transporter ATP-binding protein, whose product is MDEKGPAQAATSRPTVTCKDVSHEYGGRSGTSSFGVLPWRSRGDQRTVVALRDVSLEVQSGDVISLAGPSGSGKSTLLHAMAGLIVPTQGTIELNETSLTDRSRRERARIRRDHVGFVFQRFHLLPSLSARANVAVPLVQFGLSKRERRKRASELLERVGLGDRETHQPGKLSGGEQQRVAIARALATDPAVVLADEPTGELDTETGCRVLEVLTDVAGGRTVVLASHDEHALAVTDRVVELRDGRVVDDGQ